From a single Adhaeribacter swui genomic region:
- a CDS encoding T9SS type A sorting domain-containing protein, with amino-acid sequence MAKSIFTLVCCLFFSLALIKPVQATHLLGGELTYQSDTTASANPLRYYFKLRTYHDANSAADEPSATLYLGDGVKVTSERVSKVTISNSCGVIFLSTYYFEYTFPGPGQYRAVYHSPNRTNNIVNLPDSDEQAFTIAATFTIDAFDPINRPHSFLAIPIPCATQNQTFRHSLATFDLDGDSLAYELITPLKGILAGDNYIRFIDNVKGYTLPPQVSINARTGEFIWDKPVQVGRYSFAVRVNSYRNKILVGTMMRDFVVTVVPNPDNFTHSFSIENRSELSINDENQIFVTAGQPVKIKVKYQTTGQAKNLEAYSELFFKSATIPMDTIATQDGILAEITLTPEESWRRSQPYVLVLRGVSEVNGTLIQQDFTLTLVAKPPLVSGGIGESPGVSEPGTNGLFTAYPNPARDFVWVKNKGEFPRTRYRLYNALQQVILQTKLNAGTTRIKLPPVATGIYFYQILTDSGKVLQSGKILIE; translated from the coding sequence ATGGCTAAATCCATTTTTACTCTGGTTTGCTGTTTGTTCTTCTCGCTGGCATTAATTAAACCCGTACAAGCCACGCACCTTTTAGGCGGCGAATTAACGTATCAATCCGATACCACCGCTTCAGCCAATCCGCTGCGCTACTATTTTAAATTAAGAACTTATCACGATGCCAATAGTGCCGCCGATGAACCTTCGGCTACTTTGTATCTAGGTGATGGGGTGAAAGTTACTTCTGAACGGGTAAGCAAAGTAACAATAAGTAACTCTTGCGGTGTTATTTTTTTGAGTACTTATTATTTTGAATACACTTTTCCCGGACCTGGCCAATACAGAGCAGTTTACCATTCCCCGAACCGTACCAACAATATAGTTAATCTTCCGGATTCTGATGAGCAGGCTTTTACCATTGCTGCCACGTTTACGATTGATGCTTTTGATCCGATCAACCGGCCTCATTCTTTTCTGGCGATCCCAATTCCCTGCGCAACGCAAAATCAAACCTTCCGCCACAGTCTGGCTACCTTTGATTTAGATGGCGATAGTCTGGCATACGAACTCATAACCCCTTTAAAAGGAATTCTGGCAGGCGATAATTATATCCGCTTCATAGATAATGTTAAAGGCTACACCTTACCGCCACAAGTAAGTATTAACGCCAGAACCGGCGAATTTATCTGGGATAAACCGGTACAAGTAGGCCGATACAGCTTTGCCGTGCGCGTAAATAGCTACCGCAACAAAATTCTGGTGGGCACCATGATGCGCGATTTTGTGGTTACCGTAGTTCCAAACCCAGATAATTTTACGCATTCTTTCTCCATCGAAAACCGTTCGGAGTTATCCATTAACGACGAAAACCAAATATTCGTGACGGCTGGCCAACCAGTTAAAATAAAAGTAAAATACCAAACTACCGGTCAGGCAAAAAACCTGGAAGCGTACTCCGAATTATTTTTTAAATCTGCCACTATTCCGATGGACACCATTGCTACTCAAGACGGAATTTTAGCCGAAATAACCTTAACTCCCGAAGAATCTTGGCGACGCAGCCAACCGTATGTATTGGTTTTACGCGGTGTTTCTGAAGTAAATGGCACCCTCATTCAACAAGACTTTACTCTTACCTTGGTAGCTAAACCCCCATTGGTAAGCGGTGGTATTGGAGAAAGCCCGGGCGTTTCCGAGCCGGGTACAAATGGGTTGTTTACGGCTTATCCTAATCCGGCCCGGGACTTTGTTTGGGTGAAAAATAAAGGGGAATTTCCTCGGACCCGGTACCGGCTGTATAATGCGCTGCAACAGGTTATCCTGCAAACCAAACTAAACGCCGGCACTACCCGCATTAAATTACCGCCTGTAGCCACCGGAATTTATTTTTACCAAATTTTAACTGACAGCGGCAAGGTACTGCAAAGTGGTAAGATCCTCATTGAGTAA
- a CDS encoding cation diffusion facilitator family transporter — MTRLRSEAHPAKKGIRSTLLGIGANLGMVAIKALAGYFGNSYALIADAIESASDVFTSFIVWIGLRAASKEPDLNHPYGHGKAEPLAAIVVALSLIAAAIFIAIQSVDHILTPHVAPAPFTLIILVIIILVKEGMYRYTNRVGSEIQSAAVKADAWHHRSDAITSLTAAVGIAIALVGGPGYESADDWAALIASAVIVINAYRIFMPAFTEIMDAAPPSNLANEVREIAATVPQVQGLDKCLVRKMGFEYFVDLHIIVDGNLSVREGHDIAHAVKAEVMRQKPSVYDVLIHVEPTYL, encoded by the coding sequence ATGACCCGATTACGTTCCGAAGCTCACCCCGCCAAAAAAGGGATTCGCTCTACCTTGTTGGGCATTGGGGCTAACTTGGGCATGGTAGCAATAAAAGCACTGGCAGGCTACTTTGGTAATTCTTACGCCCTCATCGCCGATGCCATTGAATCAGCTTCGGATGTATTTACCTCGTTTATTGTTTGGATTGGTTTACGGGCCGCCTCTAAAGAGCCCGATTTAAATCACCCGTACGGCCACGGCAAGGCCGAACCTTTAGCTGCCATTGTGGTGGCTTTATCATTAATTGCCGCTGCCATATTTATTGCTATCCAAAGCGTAGATCATATTTTAACGCCGCACGTAGCTCCGGCGCCATTTACCTTAATTATTTTGGTAATAATTATTTTGGTGAAAGAAGGCATGTACCGCTATACCAACCGGGTAGGCTCCGAAATACAAAGTGCTGCCGTGAAAGCCGATGCCTGGCACCACCGTTCCGATGCCATTACTTCTTTAACAGCAGCCGTAGGTATTGCCATTGCCTTAGTTGGCGGCCCTGGTTACGAAAGCGCCGACGATTGGGCGGCTTTAATTGCTTCGGCGGTTATTGTGATAAATGCCTATCGTATTTTTATGCCGGCGTTCACTGAGATTATGGATGCGGCGCCACCCTCTAATTTAGCCAACGAAGTGCGGGAAATTGCGGCTACCGTGCCCCAGGTACAAGGCCTGGATAAGTGTCTGGTCCGGAAAATGGGCTTCGAGTATTTCGTAGATTTACACATTATCGTGGACGGCAATTTATCGGTGCGCGAAGGCCACGATATTGCTCACGCGGTAAAAGCCGAGGTAATGCGCCAGAAGCCGTCGGTGTACGATGTGCTTATTCACGTGGAGCCTACTTATTTATAA
- a CDS encoding septal ring lytic transglycosylase RlpA family protein, giving the protein MMLSKLPYVFSFIALLFCSLSQQGFAQKTGATTGSATWYGSQHHGKKTSSGEVFNKNQMTAAHKYLPFGTKVKVTNIATQESVVVKINDRGAFRRKGHIIDLSEAAARRINVGGGTKVKVQVLSNNTADDLMALEEPETQEMLTPIASPLYTDAYFVIQAGSFSDPNKAKLYSDKIRSFHQELPIIMNEDTVNGKKIHRVVAGKFTDRTTAEQVKAELEKNGISGMIKQVHTGS; this is encoded by the coding sequence ATGATGTTATCAAAACTACCTTATGTATTCAGCTTTATTGCCCTCTTATTTTGCAGCCTTAGCCAGCAAGGTTTCGCGCAAAAAACAGGCGCAACAACTGGTTCGGCTACCTGGTACGGGTCGCAACACCATGGTAAAAAAACCAGCAGCGGTGAGGTTTTTAATAAAAACCAAATGACTGCGGCCCACAAATACCTACCTTTTGGCACCAAAGTAAAAGTAACCAATATTGCTACCCAGGAAAGTGTTGTAGTAAAAATAAACGACCGGGGTGCTTTTCGGCGCAAAGGCCACATAATTGATTTGTCGGAAGCGGCAGCCCGCCGGATTAATGTAGGCGGCGGCACCAAAGTTAAAGTGCAGGTTTTAAGTAATAACACTGCCGATGATTTAATGGCCCTGGAAGAACCAGAAACCCAGGAAATGCTTACCCCCATTGCCAGCCCGCTTTATACGGATGCGTACTTTGTAATTCAAGCCGGTTCTTTCTCGGACCCCAACAAAGCTAAATTATACTCCGATAAAATCAGATCCTTCCATCAGGAATTGCCCATTATAATGAACGAAGATACCGTAAACGGTAAAAAAATACACCGGGTAGTAGCCGGCAAGTTCACGGATCGCACCACAGCCGAACAAGTAAAAGCCGAGTTAGAGAAAAATGGCATTTCGGGCATGATCAAACAAGTTCATACCGGCTCCTGA
- a CDS encoding DUF72 domain-containing protein, translating into MDFGKVPYLEKIDFNFPPEPAANQQVFSRHKPVAYLKPQLYLGCPTWTNKSWLGTYYPAGLPAKDFLHYYSQQFNTIELNTTHYRIPDEATVTKWCTAVTPDFKFCPKWPQQISHEQELQGAESATEAFCTALLAFKENLGMSFLQLSPTFSPDKLTVLENFLTRLPRKIPLAVEVRHPAWFSDKTAFEELAALLEACEASTVITDVAGRRDVLHLRLSSTTAFVRFNGYRHDAVDYARTDAWLKQLIAWLEQGLQTVYFFVHYEDILHSPKVIRYMLDKLAAATNIPVSANSARPIPQPVQGSLFD; encoded by the coding sequence ATGGATTTTGGTAAAGTACCTTATCTGGAAAAGATAGATTTTAACTTTCCGCCGGAGCCAGCGGCTAATCAGCAGGTGTTTTCCCGCCATAAACCAGTGGCCTATTTAAAACCGCAACTTTACTTGGGCTGCCCTACCTGGACGAATAAAAGCTGGTTGGGTACGTATTATCCGGCGGGTTTACCCGCTAAAGATTTTTTGCATTATTACAGCCAACAATTTAATACAATCGAGTTAAATACCACGCACTACCGCATTCCGGACGAAGCCACGGTAACTAAATGGTGCACCGCCGTTACACCCGATTTTAAATTTTGCCCCAAATGGCCTCAGCAAATCAGCCACGAACAAGAACTGCAAGGGGCCGAAAGCGCTACCGAAGCATTTTGCACCGCTTTGCTGGCTTTTAAAGAAAATTTGGGCATGTCTTTCCTGCAGTTATCGCCCACTTTTAGCCCCGATAAATTAACGGTATTGGAAAACTTTTTAACCCGTTTACCCCGCAAAATACCTTTGGCCGTAGAAGTGCGCCACCCCGCGTGGTTTTCTGATAAAACAGCTTTTGAAGAGTTAGCCGCTTTGCTGGAAGCTTGTGAGGCCAGCACCGTAATTACGGATGTAGCCGGTCGGCGGGATGTGTTACACCTGCGCCTGAGTAGCACTACGGCCTTTGTGCGGTTTAACGGCTACCGCCACGATGCCGTTGATTATGCCCGCACCGATGCCTGGCTAAAGCAACTCATTGCCTGGCTGGAACAAGGTTTGCAAACCGTTTACTTTTTTGTGCATTACGAAGATATCTTGCATTCGCCTAAAGTAATCCGGTACATGTTGGATAAACTGGCAGCCGCCACCAACATTCCGGTATCTGCAAATAGCGCCCGACCTATCCCGCAACCGGTGCAAGGTTCTTTGTTCGATTAA
- a CDS encoding M16 family metallopeptidase: MKRIYYSLLLTLCYPLALLAQNQTPPPPGPAPSIQVGEAQSFQLKNGLKVFVVENHKLPVVSMSLVLDNDPIVQGDKNGYVNIAGTMLRTGTKTRSKEKLDEEIDYIGANLEPSASGFVAAGLKKHVGKLMELAADVVLNPDFKQEELDKIKKQTLSGLAASRENPNVIQSLVRSALLYGKDHPFGEVPSEQTINNITLADIQGYYGTYFKPNAGYLAIVGDISVKEAKALAKKHFGAWKKGDVKRSEIVKPAPITGTRVAIVDRPAAVQSVISVANVADLKPGTDDAITARVLNTMLGGSFSRLTQNLREKHGYTYGAYSDLSASKYIGEFAANTNVRNAVTDSAVQEILFELNRLRTEKATAEEVQKIKNIVTGEFARSLEDPNTVALFAINTARYNLPKDYYRDYLKKVAAVTPEAIQQVAQKYVNPEQAIILVIGNADQIEDRLKRFDKDGTLEYYSATADKAERTTLALPAGATADKVLDNYIQAVGGRANLDKVKDLTVRSTISSSGANLSYTQYFKGPDKMVQSIKVGDLEIQKTIINGNKGKVISQNGTKVMSPEEVQEQKIQYGLNSFLRYNALGVKKSLSTLERIEGRRAYRLELELPTGQVLLQYYDLETGLKIREIVVTATELGNATQVTEVRDYREVSGIKVPYLTQLRAGNQLINTTVQSVEVNKNLKDDLFKL, encoded by the coding sequence ATGAAACGTATCTATTATAGTTTACTGCTTACCCTTTGCTACCCCTTGGCGCTTTTGGCGCAAAACCAAACTCCACCACCGCCGGGTCCGGCGCCCAGTATTCAGGTAGGCGAAGCCCAATCTTTTCAGTTGAAAAACGGCCTGAAAGTTTTTGTGGTAGAAAATCACAAATTGCCGGTAGTTTCCATGTCGCTGGTTCTGGATAATGATCCTATTGTACAAGGCGATAAAAATGGCTATGTAAATATTGCAGGCACCATGCTACGTACCGGTACCAAAACCCGCAGCAAAGAAAAACTTGACGAAGAAATTGACTACATCGGAGCCAACCTAGAACCTTCGGCCAGCGGCTTTGTGGCTGCCGGGTTAAAAAAACACGTGGGTAAATTAATGGAGCTAGCCGCCGACGTAGTACTAAACCCTGATTTTAAACAGGAAGAATTAGATAAAATTAAAAAACAAACTTTATCGGGCCTGGCAGCTTCCCGGGAAAACCCCAACGTGATTCAGAGCCTGGTGCGTAGCGCGCTGCTTTACGGCAAAGATCACCCCTTCGGCGAAGTACCTTCGGAGCAAACCATTAACAACATTACTTTAGCCGATATTCAAGGTTATTACGGTACTTATTTTAAACCCAATGCAGGATATCTGGCCATTGTGGGCGATATATCCGTGAAAGAAGCTAAAGCGCTGGCAAAAAAACACTTTGGCGCCTGGAAAAAAGGCGACGTTAAACGCAGCGAAATAGTTAAACCAGCCCCAATTACGGGCACCCGGGTAGCCATCGTGGATCGACCCGCTGCGGTGCAAAGTGTAATATCTGTTGCCAATGTAGCCGATTTAAAGCCCGGCACCGACGATGCGATTACGGCCCGGGTTCTAAATACCATGCTGGGGGGCAGTTTCTCACGGCTCACGCAAAACCTGCGCGAAAAACACGGCTACACCTACGGCGCTTATTCTGATTTATCGGCTAGTAAATATATTGGAGAATTTGCGGCCAATACCAACGTGCGCAATGCCGTAACTGACAGTGCGGTACAGGAAATTTTATTTGAACTAAATCGGCTGCGCACCGAAAAAGCGACCGCCGAAGAAGTGCAAAAAATTAAAAATATTGTAACCGGCGAGTTTGCCCGTTCCCTCGAAGACCCGAATACCGTGGCTTTGTTCGCCATTAATACGGCCCGCTATAATCTACCCAAAGATTATTACCGCGATTATTTGAAAAAAGTGGCCGCGGTTACCCCGGAAGCCATTCAGCAGGTAGCCCAGAAATACGTGAACCCCGAGCAGGCCATTATTCTGGTAATTGGTAACGCCGACCAAATAGAAGACCGCTTGAAGCGCTTCGATAAAGATGGTACCCTGGAATATTACTCTGCCACCGCCGACAAAGCCGAACGCACTACTTTGGCTTTACCGGCCGGAGCCACTGCCGACAAAGTACTGGATAACTACATACAAGCCGTAGGTGGCCGGGCCAATCTGGATAAAGTAAAAGATTTAACGGTGCGGAGCACTATTTCTTCGTCGGGTGCTAATTTATCTTATACGCAGTACTTTAAGGGACCCGACAAAATGGTACAATCTATTAAAGTAGGCGACCTGGAAATTCAGAAAACCATTATCAACGGCAATAAAGGAAAAGTTATCAGCCAGAACGGCACCAAAGTAATGAGCCCTGAAGAAGTGCAGGAGCAAAAAATCCAGTACGGCCTGAACAGCTTTTTGCGCTACAACGCCCTTGGCGTAAAGAAAAGCTTAAGCACATTAGAGCGCATTGAAGGACGCCGGGCTTACCGCCTGGAACTGGAATTACCCACCGGCCAGGTGTTATTACAATACTACGATCTGGAAACCGGCTTAAAAATCCGGGAAATAGTGGTTACAGCTACCGAACTCGGCAATGCCACCCAGGTTACCGAGGTAAGAGATTACCGCGAAGTAAGCGGCATAAAAGTACCTTACTTAACACAATTGCGGGCCGGGAATCAGTTAATCAATACCACCGTGCAAAGTGTAGAAGTAAACAAAAACTTGAAAGACGATTTATTTAAGTTATAA